The proteins below come from a single Asanoa ferruginea genomic window:
- the ybeY gene encoding rRNA maturation RNase YbeY: MSIEIANESGVAVDTDAVLAVARHALDEMGVNPLAELSVLLVDVDYMTELNHRWMGGDGPTDVLAFPMDEGSVDHGPGEVSGSEPALLGDIVLCPEVAAKQAATAGHSAGDELHLLTVHGVLHLLGYDHAEPDEEREMFELQSRLLSGWRAARAR, translated from the coding sequence TTGTCCATCGAGATCGCCAACGAGTCCGGCGTCGCCGTCGACACCGACGCGGTGCTCGCCGTCGCCCGCCACGCCCTCGACGAGATGGGTGTCAACCCGCTCGCCGAGCTGTCCGTGCTGCTGGTCGACGTCGACTACATGACCGAGCTCAACCATCGCTGGATGGGCGGCGACGGTCCCACCGACGTGCTCGCCTTCCCGATGGACGAGGGCAGCGTTGACCACGGGCCCGGCGAGGTCAGCGGTTCCGAGCCGGCGCTGCTCGGCGACATCGTGCTGTGCCCGGAGGTGGCGGCCAAGCAGGCGGCGACCGCGGGCCACTCGGCCGGCGACGAGCTGCACCTGCTCACCGTGCACGGCGTGCTCCACCTGCTCGGCTATGACCACGCCGAGCCCGACGAGGAGCGGGAGATGTTCGAGCTTCAGTCGCGGCTGCTCTCCGGCTGGCGGGCGGCGCGGGCACGGTGA
- a CDS encoding PhoH family protein — MTGTPPPGQPRVQTKITVPDPQIMVNLLGAGDEILRLVERSVASDVHVRGNEITITGAPAENAQAERLFTELLELIQKGETLTTDAVRRTVGMLEQGTVERPADVLTLNILSRRGRTIRPKTLGQRRYVDSIDENTIVFGIGPAGTGKTYLAMAKAVQALQAKQVNRIILTRPAVEAGERLGFLPGTLYEKIDPYLRPLYDALHDMLDPESIPKLMAAGTIEVAPLAYMRGRTLNDAFIILDEAQNTTPEQMKMFLTRLGFGSKVVVTGDITQVDLPGGTTSGLRLVREILDGLDDIHFATLSSSDVVRHRLVGEIVDAYGKWDEEREARQAQGVHAVPGRGAAQATGRAGRRR; from the coding sequence ATGACCGGCACCCCACCGCCCGGGCAGCCCCGGGTGCAGACCAAGATCACGGTCCCTGACCCGCAGATCATGGTCAACCTCCTCGGCGCAGGAGACGAGATCCTGCGGCTCGTCGAGCGCTCGGTCGCCAGCGACGTCCACGTGCGCGGCAACGAGATCACCATCACCGGCGCCCCGGCCGAAAACGCGCAGGCCGAGCGCCTGTTCACCGAGCTGCTCGAGCTGATCCAGAAGGGCGAGACGTTGACCACCGACGCCGTCCGCCGCACGGTCGGCATGCTGGAGCAGGGCACCGTCGAGCGCCCCGCCGACGTGCTCACGCTCAACATCCTGTCCCGGCGCGGGCGCACCATCCGCCCCAAGACGCTGGGCCAGCGGCGCTACGTCGACTCCATCGACGAGAACACGATCGTCTTCGGCATCGGCCCCGCCGGCACCGGCAAGACCTACCTGGCCATGGCCAAGGCCGTGCAGGCCCTCCAGGCCAAGCAGGTCAACCGGATCATCCTGACCCGGCCGGCGGTCGAGGCGGGGGAGCGGCTGGGCTTCCTGCCCGGCACCCTCTACGAGAAGATCGACCCCTACCTGCGCCCGCTCTACGACGCGCTGCACGACATGCTCGACCCCGAGTCGATCCCGAAGCTGATGGCGGCGGGCACGATCGAGGTCGCGCCGCTGGCCTACATGCGCGGCCGCACGCTCAACGACGCGTTCATCATCCTCGACGAGGCCCAGAACACGACGCCCGAGCAGATGAAGATGTTCCTGACCCGGCTCGGGTTCGGTTCCAAGGTCGTGGTCACCGGCGACATCACCCAGGTCGACCTGCCCGGCGGCACGACCAGCGGGCTGCGCCTGGTGCGCGAGATCCTCGACGGCCTCGACGACATCCACTTCGCGACGCTGAGCAGCAGCGACGTGGTCCGTCACCGGCTGGTCGGCGAGATCGTCGACGCCTACGGCAAGTGGGACGAAGAGCGCGAGGCCCGGCAGGCCCAGGGTGTGCACGCGGTGCCCGGCCGGGGTGCCGCGCAGGCGACCGGCCGAGCCGGCCGGCGCCGCTAG
- a CDS encoding serine hydrolase domain-containing protein, with the protein MNALDRLVRETQAQARIPALAAAVHRADRPLWTLSVGAEPEAAFRIGSVTKTFTAVLVMQARDEGLLDLDDPIGRHLEVPALGDLTIRRLLSHTSGIQREPYGDVWDTLVAPDAATLVADLERAERVLPPARRFHYSNLGVALLGLTVARMRGGTWAEVLADRVLGPLGLAGTSAVRPASATTGYLVDAYSDAAFPEPPLDFGAVGPAAQLWSTAADMAKWAAFLADPATVDPSGAVLAEATLDEMRWPLTTTDQGIWAAGFGLGLILVPRGDRVVHVGHDGAMPGFLAGVYGRPRALTGAPGPAGFGAAVLGASGTALETVDLPHKLLTAAIEADPAEIVPWTPGEPVPDRYRSVIGRWWSEGFEQVFGWYGGALRARGAADPAGKPPAIFRPSADNPDILRTVSGREVGELLRLTRDGEGRVVRMHWATYRLTRDQQTFEGRSFSA; encoded by the coding sequence GTGAACGCGCTCGACCGGCTGGTCCGGGAGACCCAGGCCCAGGCCCGCATCCCCGCGCTGGCCGCCGCCGTGCACCGCGCCGACCGTCCGCTGTGGACCCTGTCGGTGGGCGCCGAGCCCGAGGCCGCCTTCCGGATCGGCTCGGTCACCAAGACGTTCACCGCGGTGCTCGTCATGCAGGCCCGCGACGAGGGGCTGCTCGACCTCGACGACCCGATCGGCCGGCACCTCGAGGTGCCCGCGCTCGGCGACCTGACCATCCGCCGGCTGCTCTCGCACACCAGCGGCATCCAGCGCGAGCCCTACGGCGACGTGTGGGACACGCTGGTCGCGCCGGACGCCGCGACCCTGGTCGCCGACCTGGAGCGGGCCGAGCGGGTGCTTCCGCCGGCCCGCCGCTTCCACTACTCCAACCTGGGTGTCGCGCTGCTCGGCCTGACCGTCGCCCGGATGCGCGGCGGCACCTGGGCCGAGGTGCTCGCCGACCGGGTGCTCGGCCCGCTCGGGCTCGCCGGCACCTCGGCCGTCCGGCCGGCCAGCGCGACCACCGGCTACCTGGTCGACGCCTACTCCGACGCCGCCTTCCCCGAGCCGCCGCTGGACTTCGGCGCGGTCGGCCCGGCCGCACAGCTCTGGAGCACGGCCGCCGACATGGCCAAGTGGGCGGCGTTCCTGGCCGACCCGGCCACCGTCGACCCGTCCGGCGCCGTGCTCGCGGAGGCCACCCTCGACGAGATGCGCTGGCCGTTGACCACCACCGACCAGGGGATCTGGGCGGCCGGGTTCGGGCTCGGCCTGATCCTGGTGCCGCGCGGCGACCGGGTGGTGCACGTCGGCCACGACGGCGCGATGCCCGGTTTCCTGGCCGGCGTCTACGGGCGGCCGCGCGCGCTGACCGGCGCACCCGGCCCGGCCGGGTTCGGTGCGGCGGTGCTGGGTGCCTCCGGGACCGCGCTGGAGACCGTCGACCTGCCGCACAAGCTGCTCACGGCAGCCATCGAGGCCGACCCGGCCGAGATCGTGCCGTGGACGCCGGGCGAGCCGGTGCCGGACCGCTACCGTTCGGTGATCGGCCGCTGGTGGAGCGAGGGCTTCGAGCAGGTGTTCGGCTGGTACGGCGGTGCCCTGCGGGCCCGGGGTGCGGCGGATCCGGCGGGTAAGCCACCGGCGATATTCCGCCCATCGGCTGACAATCCAGACATTCTTCGTACCGTATCCGGTCGTGAAGTTGGTGAGTTGCTCCGGTTGACCCGAGACGGCGAGGGACGCGTGGTGCGGATGCACTGGGCCACCTACCGGTTGACCCGCGACCAGCAGACGTTCGAGGGCCGTTCGTTCAGCGCGTAG
- a CDS encoding histidine triad nucleotide-binding protein translates to MSDCLFCRIVAGDIPATVVRETDTTLAFRDISPKAEVHVLVVTKEHYVDVATLAQSDPGLAAELLETAAVVAETEGLLADGFRLIFNTGEYGGQEVDHVHGHVLGGEPLGPMVCK, encoded by the coding sequence GTGAGCGACTGCCTCTTCTGCCGGATCGTGGCCGGCGACATCCCGGCGACCGTGGTCCGCGAGACCGACACCACCCTGGCGTTCCGTGACATCAGCCCGAAGGCGGAGGTGCACGTGCTGGTGGTGACGAAGGAGCACTACGTCGACGTCGCGACCCTGGCTCAGTCTGACCCCGGCCTCGCCGCCGAGTTGCTGGAGACCGCCGCCGTCGTGGCCGAGACCGAGGGCCTGCTCGCCGACGGCTTCCGGCTCATCTTCAACACCGGCGAGTACGGCGGCCAGGAGGTCGACCACGTGCACGGCCACGTCCTCGGCGGCGAGCCGCTCGGCCCGATGGTGTGCAAGTGA
- a CDS encoding beta-glucosidase family protein, whose amino-acid sequence MVDTAHQAAIESALATLDLDTKVRLLTGQDYWRLPAIPEIGLANLTMSDGPIGVRGVRWSPDNPSVALPSPTALAATWDPELSRLAGHVLGQECRSRGIHILLAPTVNLHRSPLAGRHFECYSEDPLLTAAIGIGYVSGLQEQGVGAQVKHYVANDSETERFTVDVRVSERALRELYLVPFEKIVAAGVWSLMAAYNGVNGSPMTEQADLVTGLLKGEWGFDGAVVSDWTAARTTVSSATGGLDVVMPAFAGPWGDKLVAAVRAGDVTEEQIDDKVRRILLLAGRVGAWDRMPPAVPADAVTTGLDIDAAAREIATRSFVLARNTVLPLEAGALRRVAVLGALADDARIQGGGSARVLPRHVISPLAGLTAALPDAEVVYAVGADPRPELAPATGIEWTPITTTLRDLAGEALYTASIDAADIRWMGELPDGVDPTTAATAEISATFTPSVTGTHLLAANGFGDVVFRVGGETLLDEPVYAGDDDPLTTAFLTPVEKRFPVEAVAGKPVEVVLTHKIYPGRHGFVTLTLGHGRPVADDETLLDEAARVAADADVAVVVVGTTEEVESEGFDRTTLALPGRQDELVARVAAANPRTVVVVNSGSPVLMPWVDDVAAVLLTWFPGQEAGAALADVLLGVTEPGGRLPTTWPRAMEDLPVLSTTPTDGTLTYAEDVLIGYRGWTAEPLFPFGHGLGYTTWSYESLAVDGGEAVVTVRNSGDRAGREVVQVYVAPTADGGPVRPRRWLAGFAGVSSEPGESVTVRIPLPERTFQVWDGGWQTVSGSYRVEASANVNDPKLTATVDV is encoded by the coding sequence GTGGTGGACACAGCGCATCAGGCCGCGATAGAGAGCGCTCTCGCGACCCTCGACCTAGACACCAAGGTCCGGCTTCTGACTGGTCAGGACTATTGGCGGCTGCCCGCGATCCCGGAGATCGGGCTGGCCAACCTGACCATGTCTGACGGCCCGATAGGGGTCCGCGGCGTGCGATGGTCGCCCGACAACCCCTCGGTCGCACTGCCGAGCCCGACCGCGCTCGCGGCGACCTGGGACCCGGAGCTGTCCCGGCTCGCGGGCCACGTGCTCGGTCAGGAGTGTCGCAGCCGAGGCATCCACATCCTGCTCGCGCCGACGGTCAACCTGCACCGCAGCCCGCTGGCCGGCCGGCACTTCGAGTGCTATTCCGAAGACCCGCTGCTGACCGCCGCGATCGGCATCGGCTATGTCTCGGGCCTCCAGGAGCAGGGCGTCGGCGCGCAGGTCAAGCACTACGTCGCCAACGACTCCGAGACCGAGCGGTTCACCGTCGACGTGCGGGTCTCCGAGCGGGCGCTGCGCGAGCTCTACCTGGTGCCGTTCGAGAAGATCGTCGCGGCCGGCGTGTGGAGCCTGATGGCCGCCTACAACGGCGTCAACGGCTCGCCGATGACCGAGCAGGCCGACCTGGTGACGGGTTTGCTCAAGGGCGAGTGGGGCTTCGACGGCGCGGTCGTCTCCGACTGGACGGCGGCGCGCACCACCGTGTCGTCCGCGACCGGCGGCCTCGATGTCGTGATGCCGGCCTTCGCCGGACCGTGGGGCGACAAGCTGGTCGCAGCCGTCCGGGCCGGCGACGTCACCGAAGAGCAGATCGATGACAAGGTACGCCGGATCCTGCTGCTCGCCGGCCGGGTGGGTGCCTGGGACCGGATGCCGCCCGCGGTGCCGGCCGACGCGGTGACCACCGGCCTCGACATCGACGCCGCCGCGCGGGAGATCGCCACCCGCTCGTTCGTGCTGGCCCGCAACACTGTTCTTCCTCTCGAGGCCGGTGCGCTGCGCCGGGTCGCCGTGCTCGGCGCGCTGGCCGACGATGCCCGGATCCAGGGCGGCGGCTCGGCCCGGGTGCTGCCCCGGCACGTCATCTCCCCGCTGGCCGGCCTGACCGCCGCGCTCCCGGACGCCGAGGTCGTCTACGCCGTCGGCGCCGACCCGCGGCCGGAACTCGCGCCCGCCACCGGCATTGAGTGGACCCCGATCACGACCACGTTGCGCGACCTCGCCGGCGAGGCGCTCTACACCGCGTCGATCGACGCAGCCGACATCCGCTGGATGGGCGAGTTGCCGGACGGTGTCGACCCGACCACGGCCGCCACCGCGGAGATCTCGGCGACGTTCACCCCGTCGGTCACCGGCACCCACCTGCTGGCCGCCAACGGCTTCGGCGACGTGGTGTTCCGGGTCGGCGGCGAGACGCTGCTCGACGAGCCGGTCTACGCGGGCGACGACGACCCGCTGACCACCGCGTTCCTCACCCCGGTGGAGAAGCGGTTCCCGGTCGAGGCGGTCGCCGGCAAGCCGGTCGAGGTGGTGCTGACCCACAAGATCTACCCGGGCCGGCACGGCTTCGTCACGCTGACGCTCGGGCACGGCCGCCCGGTCGCCGACGACGAGACGCTGCTCGACGAGGCCGCCCGGGTGGCGGCCGACGCCGACGTCGCGGTCGTCGTCGTGGGCACCACCGAGGAGGTCGAGTCCGAGGGCTTCGACCGCACCACGCTGGCGCTGCCCGGCCGGCAGGACGAGTTGGTGGCCCGGGTGGCCGCGGCCAACCCGCGCACCGTGGTCGTGGTCAACTCCGGCTCGCCGGTGCTGATGCCGTGGGTCGACGACGTCGCCGCGGTGCTGCTGACCTGGTTCCCGGGTCAGGAGGCGGGTGCCGCGCTGGCCGACGTGCTGCTCGGCGTGACCGAGCCGGGCGGCCGGCTGCCGACCACCTGGCCCCGGGCGATGGAAGACCTGCCCGTCCTGTCCACCACCCCCACCGACGGGACGCTGACCTACGCCGAAGACGTGCTGATCGGCTACCGGGGTTGGACGGCCGAGCCGCTGTTCCCCTTCGGACACGGCCTCGGTTACACGACCTGGTCCTACGAGTCGCTCGCCGTCGACGGCGGCGAAGCCGTGGTCACCGTGCGCAACTCCGGCGACCGCGCCGGCCGCGAGGTGGTCCAGGTCTACGTGGCCCCGACCGCCGACGGCGGCCCGGTGCGGCCGCGGCGCTGGCTCGCCGGCTTCGCCGGGGTGTCTTCCGAGCCGGGCGAGTCGGTGACGGTGCGCATCCCGCTGCCGGAGCGGACGTTCCAGGTCTGGGACGGCGGCTGGCAGACGGTCTCCGGCAGCTACCGGGTCGAGGCCTCGGCCAACGTGAACGACCCGAAACTGACGGCGACGGTCGATGTGTGA
- a CDS encoding 16S rRNA (uracil(1498)-N(3))-methyltransferase, whose product MSRPLFLVDALPEGDELLLDGPEGRHAATVQRIGAGEELLLADGRGGTAEAVVTAAGKNALTLRIQSRAYEPAPDPRLVVVQGIAKGDRGELAVQAMTEVGVDEIVPWAAARSVARWRAERGGKARDRWVATAREAAKQSRRAWCPAIGGDPDESTAVVAGRLGRAAAALVLHEEAAAPLATVALPARGDVVLVVGPEGGIAPEEVAAFEKAGATAVRLGPTVLRTSTAGVAALSVLSARLGRWGST is encoded by the coding sequence TTGAGCCGGCCGCTCTTCCTCGTCGACGCACTACCCGAGGGCGACGAGCTGCTGCTCGACGGCCCCGAGGGGCGGCACGCGGCCACCGTGCAACGGATCGGCGCGGGCGAGGAGCTGCTGCTGGCCGACGGCCGGGGTGGCACGGCGGAGGCGGTGGTCACCGCCGCCGGCAAGAACGCGCTGACCCTGAGGATCCAATCGCGGGCGTACGAGCCGGCGCCCGACCCGCGGCTCGTCGTCGTGCAGGGCATCGCCAAGGGTGACCGGGGCGAGCTGGCCGTGCAGGCGATGACCGAGGTCGGCGTCGACGAGATCGTGCCCTGGGCGGCCGCCCGTTCGGTGGCCCGGTGGCGGGCCGAACGCGGTGGCAAGGCCCGCGACCGCTGGGTGGCGACCGCCCGCGAGGCGGCCAAGCAGTCGCGCCGGGCCTGGTGCCCGGCGATCGGCGGCGACCCCGACGAGTCGACCGCCGTGGTCGCCGGCCGCCTGGGCCGGGCCGCCGCCGCGTTGGTGTTGCACGAGGAGGCCGCGGCACCGCTGGCCACGGTCGCGCTGCCGGCCCGCGGCGACGTGGTGCTGGTGGTCGGGCCGGAGGGCGGAATCGCGCCCGAGGAGGTCGCCGCGTTCGAGAAGGCGGGCGCCACCGCGGTGCGGCTCGGGCCGACAGTCCTGCGCACCTCGACGGCCGGGGTGGCCGCGCTGTCGGTGCTCAGCGCCCGGCTGGGGCGCTGGGGCTCCACATAG
- the dnaJ gene encoding molecular chaperone DnaJ gives MARDYYGILGVARDASDDEIKRAYRKLARQFHPDVNPDPAAAEKFKEINAAYEVLSDDQKRQIVDLGGDPLAPGGGGGPGGPGGAGPFVGFQDIMDAFFGAAGAGARGPRPRTRPGADAILRLELDLLETAFGVEAPITVDTAVLCTTCSGAGTAAGTHLATCETCGGRGEVQSVQRTFLGQVVSSRPCTVCQGYGTVIPHACPTCAGDGRVRTRRSLTVKIPAGVEDGMRIRLAQQGEVGPGGGTAGDLYVEIHERPHDVYSRKGDDLHCRVTVPMTAAALGTRLTIKTLDSEETVDVKPGTQPNSTLRLRARGVPHLRGAGRGDLYVHLDVRTPTKLSGDQEKALREFSRSRGEEVAELTKQGGFFSRMRDAFNGH, from the coding sequence GTGGCCAGGGATTACTACGGGATTCTCGGCGTCGCCCGAGATGCCAGCGACGACGAGATCAAGCGCGCCTACCGCAAGCTGGCGCGTCAGTTCCACCCCGATGTGAACCCCGATCCGGCGGCCGCCGAGAAGTTCAAGGAGATCAACGCGGCCTACGAGGTCCTCTCCGACGACCAGAAGCGGCAGATCGTCGACCTCGGCGGCGACCCGCTCGCGCCGGGTGGTGGCGGTGGGCCGGGCGGCCCCGGTGGTGCCGGCCCGTTCGTCGGCTTCCAGGACATCATGGACGCGTTCTTCGGCGCCGCCGGCGCGGGCGCGCGCGGCCCCCGGCCGCGCACCCGCCCGGGCGCCGACGCGATCCTGCGGCTCGAGCTCGACCTGCTGGAGACCGCGTTCGGCGTCGAGGCGCCGATCACCGTCGACACCGCGGTGCTCTGCACCACCTGTTCCGGCGCCGGCACCGCGGCCGGCACCCACCTGGCCACCTGCGAGACCTGTGGCGGCCGGGGCGAGGTCCAGTCGGTCCAGCGCACCTTCCTCGGCCAGGTCGTCTCGTCCCGGCCGTGCACGGTCTGCCAGGGCTACGGCACGGTCATCCCGCACGCCTGCCCGACCTGCGCCGGTGACGGCCGGGTCCGCACCCGCCGCTCGCTGACCGTGAAGATCCCGGCCGGCGTCGAAGACGGCATGCGGATCCGCCTGGCCCAGCAGGGCGAGGTCGGCCCGGGTGGCGGCACCGCCGGTGACCTCTATGTCGAGATCCACGAGCGGCCGCACGACGTCTACTCCCGCAAGGGTGACGACCTGCACTGCCGGGTGACGGTGCCGATGACGGCGGCGGCGCTCGGCACCCGGCTGACGATCAAGACGCTCGACAGCGAGGAGACGGTCGACGTCAAGCCGGGCACCCAGCCCAACTCGACGCTGCGGCTGCGCGCGCGGGGCGTGCCCCACCTGCGCGGCGCCGGGCGCGGCGACCTCTACGTGCACCTCGACGTGCGCACCCCGACCAAGCTGTCCGGCGACCAGGAGAAGGCGCTCCGCGAGTTCTCCCGGTCCCGGGGCGAAGAGGTGGCCGAGCTGACCAAGCAGGGCGGCTTCTTCTCCCGGATGCGCGACGCGTTCAACGGGCACTGA
- the hrcA gene encoding heat-inducible transcriptional repressor HrcA: protein MALDDRKLDVLRAIVEDYVSTQEPVGSKALVERHQLGVSPATVRNDMAVLEEEGYIRQPHTSAGRVPTDRGYRLFVDRLSTVKPLSPAERRAMERFLVGAVDLDDVVHRTVRLLAQLTRQVAVVQYPSLARSSVRHLELVPISTTRLMVVMIANTGRVEQRQVELPTPIDESQVTTLRRLTNEKLCGCKLSDTPPLVQSLVEESSPELRAATVALSTVLLETLVERHEERVALAGTANLTRGGLLDFQGSLRPILEALEEEVILLKLIGEVEPITRVRIGDENEIDNLRSTSIVSTGYGPGVTVVGGLGVLGPTRMDYPGTIATVRAVARYVGELLAQN, encoded by the coding sequence ATGGCTCTCGATGACCGCAAGCTCGACGTGCTCCGCGCGATCGTCGAAGACTACGTGTCAACCCAAGAGCCGGTCGGAAGCAAGGCCCTCGTCGAGCGCCACCAACTGGGCGTTTCCCCGGCGACCGTGCGAAACGACATGGCTGTTCTCGAAGAAGAGGGCTACATCCGCCAGCCGCACACCAGCGCCGGCCGGGTGCCCACCGATCGTGGCTACCGGCTGTTCGTCGACCGGCTGTCGACCGTCAAGCCGCTGAGCCCGGCCGAGCGCCGGGCGATGGAGCGGTTCCTGGTCGGCGCCGTCGACCTCGATGACGTGGTGCACCGCACGGTGCGGCTGCTCGCCCAGCTCACCCGCCAGGTCGCGGTCGTGCAATATCCGAGCCTGGCCCGGTCGTCGGTGCGCCACCTGGAGCTGGTGCCGATCTCCACGACCCGGTTGATGGTGGTCATGATCGCCAACACCGGCCGGGTCGAGCAGCGGCAGGTCGAGTTGCCCACGCCGATCGACGAGAGCCAAGTCACCACCCTTCGCCGGCTGACCAACGAGAAGCTCTGCGGATGCAAGCTTTCCGACACTCCACCGCTGGTCCAGTCGTTGGTCGAAGAGTCGTCGCCCGAGTTGCGGGCGGCCACCGTCGCGCTCTCCACGGTGTTGCTGGAGACGCTGGTGGAGCGGCACGAGGAACGTGTGGCACTGGCTGGCACAGCCAACCTGACCCGCGGCGGTCTGCTCGACTTCCAGGGTTCGCTGCGCCCGATACTCGAGGCGCTCGAGGAAGAGGTCATCCTGCTCAAGCTGATCGGCGAGGTCGAGCCGATCACCCGGGTCCGGATCGGTGACGAGAACGAGATCGACAACCTGCGGTCGACCTCGATCGTGAGCACCGGATACGGACCAGGGGTTACCGTCGTCGGCGGGCTGGGTGTGCTCGGGCCGACCCGGATGGACTACCCCGGCACCATCGCCACCGTGCGCGCCGTGGCACGCTACGTAGGCGAGCTGCTGGCCCAGAACTGA
- a CDS encoding DUF4870 domain-containing protein, producing the protein MTEPPRPPGEGYPDPNAAPPPTSGGGAYPPPTSGAGAYPPAGGYPPPGGYPPPQGGGYPPQQGGYYGGAAPSGYANSEEKTWALVAHLGGAALAFFSTGTLGWVAPLVAMLAKGNTSPAVRAHAVAALNFQIVWSVVSIIGWATACLAIGFIIFPIATLIAVIFGIIAGVKANEGQLYRYPLSISIIK; encoded by the coding sequence ATGACTGAGCCGCCCCGGCCACCCGGTGAGGGTTACCCGGATCCCAACGCCGCACCGCCTCCCACCTCGGGTGGCGGCGCCTACCCGCCGCCCACTTCGGGTGCCGGTGCCTATCCGCCCGCCGGTGGCTACCCGCCGCCGGGGGGCTATCCGCCTCCGCAGGGTGGCGGCTACCCGCCCCAGCAGGGTGGTTACTACGGTGGCGCGGCCCCTTCGGGCTACGCCAACAGTGAAGAGAAGACCTGGGCGCTGGTCGCCCACCTCGGTGGCGCGGCGCTCGCGTTCTTCAGCACGGGCACGCTCGGCTGGGTCGCGCCGCTGGTTGCCATGCTGGCCAAGGGCAACACCTCGCCCGCGGTCCGCGCACACGCCGTCGCGGCGCTCAACTTCCAGATCGTGTGGTCGGTCGTCTCGATCATCGGTTGGGCGACGGCCTGCCTGGCCATCGGCTTCATCATCTTCCCGATCGCCACGCTGATCGCCGTGATCTTCGGCATCATCGCCGGCGTCAAGGCCAACGAGGGGCAGCTCTACCGCTACCCGTTGAGCATCAGCATCATCAAGTAA
- the hemW gene encoding radical SAM family heme chaperone HemW, whose amino-acid sequence MPGPLPDGEPMPPDGALPASALNTVGARGFGVYVHVPFCASRCGYCDFNTYAPGDLPGWRPEGYADTVLAELELAARTLGDAPAVDTVFVGGGTPTLLPTGDLGRIIEAIDKIWGLAPGAEVTTEANPESVTPASLRALRSAGYTRVSLGMQSVAPGVLRVLDRKHSPGRAAQAATEAREAGFDHVNLDLIYGTPGESADDFAASLAAAIGAGVDHVSAYSLIVEDGTRLAARIRRGELPQPSDDVAADRYLAAEAALTAAGFGWYEVSNWSTTEAGRCRHNLLYWTGGDWWGVGPGAHSHVGGVRWWNVKHPASYAQRLADGVSPGAGREVLTADDRLTEDVMLRMRLASGLPLDVLDPAGRAAAERARADGLLTVDGDAAVLTLRGRLLADAVVRDLLP is encoded by the coding sequence ATGCCCGGTCCTCTTCCCGACGGCGAACCGATGCCGCCGGACGGCGCGTTGCCCGCGTCGGCCCTGAACACGGTCGGTGCGCGCGGCTTCGGCGTCTACGTGCACGTGCCGTTCTGCGCCAGCCGGTGCGGCTACTGCGACTTCAACACCTACGCACCGGGTGACCTGCCGGGCTGGCGGCCCGAGGGCTACGCCGACACCGTGCTGGCCGAGCTCGAGCTCGCCGCGCGGACGCTGGGCGACGCACCGGCCGTCGACACCGTCTTCGTCGGCGGCGGCACGCCCACGTTGCTGCCCACCGGCGACCTGGGCCGGATCATCGAGGCGATCGACAAGATCTGGGGGCTCGCGCCGGGCGCCGAGGTGACCACCGAGGCCAACCCCGAGTCGGTGACGCCGGCCAGCCTGCGGGCGCTGCGGTCCGCCGGCTACACCCGGGTCTCGCTGGGCATGCAGTCGGTGGCGCCGGGCGTGCTGCGGGTGCTCGACCGCAAGCACTCGCCGGGCCGGGCGGCGCAGGCCGCGACCGAGGCCCGGGAAGCCGGCTTCGACCACGTCAACCTCGACCTGATCTACGGCACGCCGGGTGAGTCGGCCGACGACTTCGCGGCCTCGCTGGCGGCCGCGATCGGTGCCGGCGTCGACCATGTCAGCGCCTACAGCCTGATCGTGGAGGACGGCACCCGGCTGGCCGCCCGGATCCGCCGCGGCGAGCTGCCGCAGCCCTCCGACGACGTCGCCGCCGACCGCTACCTGGCCGCGGAAGCCGCGCTGACCGCGGCCGGCTTCGGCTGGTATGAGGTGTCGAACTGGTCCACCACGGAGGCCGGGCGGTGCCGGCACAACCTGCTCTACTGGACCGGCGGCGACTGGTGGGGTGTGGGCCCCGGAGCGCACAGCCACGTCGGCGGCGTGCGGTGGTGGAACGTCAAGCACCCGGCCTCGTACGCACAGCGGCTGGCCGACGGCGTCTCGCCCGGCGCGGGCCGGGAGGTGCTCACCGCCGACGATCGGCTGACGGAAGACGTCATGCTGAGGATGCGGCTGGCCAGCGGCCTGCCGCTCGACGTGCTCGACCCGGCCGGCCGGGCCGCCGCGGAGCGGGCCCGAGCCGACGGGCTGCTGACGGTCGACGGCGACGCAGCGGTGCTGACCCTGCGGGGCCGGCTGCTCGCCGACGCCGTCGTCCGCGACCTCCTGCCGTAG